A single window of Nicotiana sylvestris chromosome 5, ASM39365v2, whole genome shotgun sequence DNA harbors:
- the LOC104235536 gene encoding general transcription and DNA repair factor IIH helicase/translocase subunit XPB1-like isoform X2 has translation MKLCILLNQFRRIIGLQLPMMISTTQKKAVMIFKMARGKGRRWISLNWNSNQIMPIAHCGLVLMEEFSLRPSLHYINKPMIFSLPLLSLFAAVSVGLETETIIAVLNKLSKTKLPKEMIDFIHASTANYGKVKLVLKNNRYFGRISIS, from the exons ATGAAATTATGTATATTATTGAATCAATTCAG GAGAATTATCGGTCTTCAGCTGCCGATGATGATCAGTACTACCCAGAAGAAGGCGGTGATGATTTTCAAGATG GCGAGAGGGAAGGGAAGAAGATGGATTTCACTAAACTGGAACTCAAACCAGATCATGCCAATCGCCCATTGTGGGCTTGTGCTGATGGAAGAATTTTCCTTGAGACCTTCTCTCCATTATATAAACAAGCCTATGATTTTCTCATTGCCATTGCTGAGCCTGTTTGCAG CTGTTTCAGTTGGTCTTGAGACTGAAACTATAATAGCcgtgttgaacaaattgtcaaaGACCAAGCTTCCCAAGGAGATGATTGATTTCATTCATGCTTCTACTGCTAATTACGGGAAAGTGAAGCTCGTACTTAAGAACAATCGGTATTTTGGTAGAATCTCCATTTCCTGA